DNA from Halobaculum sp. XH14:
GAGCCGCCGCGACCGCGTCGTTGTCCCTGAATTCTTCGTCCCATTCTCAGAACACCCCGATCCGCGAGGCCACTTCCTGGGCGTCGTCGTCCTCGCCGAGCGCGACGGTGGCCTTCTTTCGCCCCTTCGGCGTGACCTGCGTGTTCACGTCGGCGACGGTCACGTCGAACTGCGACTCGACCGCCTCGATCACGTCGGGCTTGGCGGCGTCGATGTCCACGATGAACTGCAGCTTGTTGCCGAAGTCCATCTCGTCCATCGCCTTCTCGGTGACGAGCGGGTGTTTGATAGTCTTCATCGCTCCGCCACCTCCTCGAGCGCGCTCTCGGTAAAGAGCGTGAGTCGGCCGGCGTGCGTGCCGGGCGCGAGGTCCTCAGCGTTCACTTCCGCGGCGGTCGTCACGTCGGCGCCCGCGAGGTTGCGGGCGGCCTTGGACGGCTCGCCGGCGGTCACGAACAGCAGCGACTTCGGCTGCTGGTACTTGCGACCGCGGGCCTTGCCCTGGCCCGAGCGAACCGAGCGTCCGTTCTCGGCGCGCTCGACGTCCGCGTGGACGCCGAGCGATTCGAGGAGGTCGACGACCTCCTTCGTCTTGACGAGGTCGTCGAACTCGTCCGAGACGACGAGCGGGAGCGTCGCGTCCTCGTCGAACGCGTGGCCGCGTTCGGCGACGA
Protein-coding regions in this window:
- a CDS encoding 50S ribosomal protein L23, encoding MKTIKHPLVTEKAMDEMDFGNKLQFIVDIDAAKPDVIEAVESQFDVTVADVNTQVTPKGRKKATVALGEDDDAQEVASRIGVF
- the rpl4p gene encoding 50S ribosomal protein L4; the encoded protein is MKATVHDLNGDETGEVDLPEVFDTQFRPDLIRRAVVAAQANRKQAYGADEFAGLRTPAESFGSGRGMAHVPRQNGQGRRVPQTVKGRKAHPPKAEKDQSKKVNDKERKLAVRSALAATADAELVAERGHAFDEDATLPLVVSDEFDDLVKTKEVVDLLESLGVHADVERAENGRSVRSGQGKARGRKYQQPKSLLFVTAGEPSKAARNLAGADVTTAAEVNAEDLAPGTHAGRLTLFTESALEEVAER